The following DNA comes from Bacteroidota bacterium.
TATTCCTGTTTTGGGTCCCGATGTGAATGAAAGTGAGTTGCGTTTTATTGTGAACAAAAAAGGTGAGATACGGTTTGGATTAGCCGCAATCAAAGGCTTGGGCGAAGCCGCGGTTGAAAACATCGTAAGCGAGCGCAATAAAAATGGCAATTATGTTTCCATCTTTGATTTTCTGAAACGGGTAAATCTTCGCGCGGTGAACAGACGCAGTATTGAGGCACTTGCATACGCAGGCGCTTTCGACGGCTTTGAAGGAACACACAGGGCACAATACTTTTATAAAGAGAACTCCGAAGATTCGACGTTTATAGAGAAACTGGTGCGTCACATTACAATTTCGCAAAGTCGCGTTAATGAACAACAACACTCGCTATTCGGTGATTCCGACGATGTACGGATTGAAGATCCGCCCATGCCGGTTTGCGAAGAATGGACACGGCTGGAACAACTGAAAAACGAAAATGACGTCATCGGATTTTACATGTCGGGGCATCCGCTGGATGATTACAAGGTGGAACTCAATTCGTTTTGCAGTGTAACTGTAAGCAAACTCGCCGAAGATCTTAAGGTATTTAAAGGTCGTGATGTTACTTTTGGCGGAATGGTTACCGCTGCGGCACATAAAACCACAAAGATGGGAAAGCCCTTTGGTACCATGACTATTGAGGATTATCACGGCGCACTCAATCTGATGTTTTTTTCAGAGTCCTATCTTAAAATGAGACATCTGATGGATGTTGGCCGCTTTCTGCTGGTCCGTGGTAAGATAGAAGCCCGTTACGGCCGCGAGGATGAAGTAGAAGTGAAGGTTCAGAACATGGAACTGCTTTCGGAGATACTTGATAAACTAACCCGCAATATTACCATCAATCTGCCGTTAAATACTATCGACGATAAAATGGCCGATAATATTAATGCACTGGTAGTGGCGCACCCGGGTAAATGCAGTCTGAGATTCCGAATCATGGATCCGGATAATAATTTCTCGATTGAAATGATGACAAAAAAATATAAAGTAAGTGGTTCGGAATTTCTAAAAAGCCTGATGGCAAACGAAATCGGATTTAAGTTAAATTAGAACCATAGAGTACGGATGTGATTTTCGTGGTTTAATATGACCGGTCTGACGACTGAGATTTTGCTGTCTGTGAAAAAACGCATACGTTTGTATTTGAAAAAACTCTAACAATACATAATATGGCAATAGAAATCAATGACACAAATTTTGAAGAACTGGTGCTAAAATCAGACAAACCCGTATTGCTCGATTTTTGGGCTGAATGGTGCGGTCCGTGCCGGATGATTGGTCCGTTTGTAGAAGAACTTGCAAAAGAATATGATGGCAAGGCCATTGTTGGCAAAGTAAATGTTGACAATGCACCCGGCGTAAGTGCCCGTTTTGGTATCCGCAATATTCCTACTGTTTTATTTTTCAAAAATGGTGAGATTGCCGACAAACAGGTGGGCGCGGTTCCCAAAAACAAACTGGAAGAAAAACTGACGGCTTTATTGTAGTTTATTAATACCCATATCACTACCTCATGAGTGCTATAGATCAGAAAGAGATACAGCAGTTCGGGAAGCTCGAATTCCTTGCGCGGCAGGTAGTGGAAGGTTTCATTACGGGGCTCCATAAAAGCCCGTTTCACGGCTTCTCTGTAGAATTTTCGGAACACCGCCTCTACAATCCGGGAGAATCAATCAAAAATATTGACTGGAAGCTCTACGGTCGTACCGATAAGCTTTTTGTGAAGCGCTTTGAGGAAGAAACCAATCTTCGCTGTCAGCTCATCATCGATAACAGTTCTTCGATGTATTATCCCGTTAAGGATAGCGTCAGCATTGAGAATCCGAATAAAATCAGCTTCTCCATTTATTGCTGTGCGGCACTCATCTACCTGTTTCGCCTGCAGCGCGACGCCACGGGATTAAGTATGTTTTCCGATGACGTGGAGGTGCAAACTTCAGCTCATTCGGGTCCGGTGCATCAAAAGCGTATCTATTATGAACTGGAGCGCATGCTGCAGGCCTGGGATCAAAAGTCGCATAAAGGAACTGCCGCAGCAGAAGCGTTGCATAAGATTGCCGAAAATATTCACAAGCGCTCGCTGGTGGTTATTTTTAGCGATATGATGGAAAGTTCAGGCAATACGGAACCTTTATTCTCCGCGCTTCAACATCTCAAGCACAATAAACATGAAGTGATATTATTTCATGTGGTGGATAAAAGTAAAGAGCTGGATTTTAATTTCGACAACCGCCCGTATAAATTTATTGATATGGAAAGCGGCAGTGAGCTTAAGATACAGCCATCGGAAGTTAAAAAGCAATATATAGAGGCGATAGCCAAGTACAAAGCCGAGTTAAAAATGCGCTGTATGCAGTACCATATAGACTTTGTGGAAGCCGACATCAATGATGGTTTCCATCATGTGCTGCTCTCATATTTAGTGAAGCGCGGCAAAATGTTCTAAATAAAAAAAGAGGCTTTCGGCCTCTTTTTTTATCTTATGTCTTACCTCCGACATCTTATTTTGCAGCGTATAAATCCACCATTTTCAGGATGACGCGCACCGCCTTTTCAAGCGATTCAACCGGCACGTATTCAAACTTACCGTGGAAGTTGTGTCCGCCTGCAAAAATATTGGGACAGGGGAGTCCCATGTATGAAAGCCTTGCTCCGTCTGTTCCTCCGCGTATAGGTACTACCAGCGGTTTAACTCCGCATTCTTCCATTGCCTGCTGAGCAATGGCTACGATATGATATACAGGCTCAACTTTTTCGCGCATATTATAATACTGGTCGCGCAGTTCAAGTGTAAAGACTTTTTCTCCGTAGCGCTGGTTCATATAATCGACAAGCTTCGTGATGAATATTTTTTTCTTTTCAAATTTAGGCTTGTCGTGGTCGCGAATAATGTATTGTAAGGATGCATTTTCAACGCTTCCTTCCATCTTGATGATATGATAGAAACCTTCGTAATCCTGTGTAAATTCAGGCCGTTCATTTACCGGAAGCAGTCCGTTGAATTCCATGGAAAGTATCATTGCATTCACCATTTTGTTCTTTGCATAACCCGGATGAATGTTGCGTCCCTGAATGATTACCTTGGCATGAGCGGCATTGAAGTTTTCGTATTCCAATTCGCCAACGCCTCCGCCATCTAAGGTATAAGCATATTCGGCGCCGAATTTTTCCACATCAAATTTATCCACACCGCGACCTATTTCTTCATCGGGAGTGAATCCGATTTTAATGGTTCCGTGTTTCACTTCGGGATGCTCAACAAGATACTCGACGGCGGCCATAATTTCTGCAATTCCCGCTTTGTCATCTGCGCCAAGCAAGGTATTCCCGTCGGTGGTGATGAGGGTTTGCCCTATATAGCCCTTCAGTTCCGGGAATTCTGCCACGGACAAAATCAGACCTTTTTCTTTGTTGATAACCACATCATCGCCCGTATAATTTTTGATGAATTGCGGATTAACGCCAACGCCGGGCATATCGGGACTGGTATCCATGTGAGCAATGAATCCAATCACAGGAATTTTCTTATCGGTGTTTGCCGGCAGCGTGGCCATCACATAACCGTTTTCATCGATTGAGGCATCCGTCAGTCCGAGTTGTTTTAATTCTTCGGTAAGAAGATTGCCTAGGTCGAACTGTTTGGCTGTACTGGGGCAGGTTTCGGAATTTTCATCCGACTGCGTGTCAATTTTTATATAACTCAAAAAGCGTTCAAGAACTTTTTCTTTCATGATAAAATGGGTTTATTAATCATTTTCTTTTGCACGGAATGATTCCCAAACAAAATACGCAATAAGTGCTATAAAGGCTACCAATGCAGTAATCTGGGCTCCGACAGCATTTTCGTCCGCCCAGACTCTGAGGTTCATGGCGTTTCCGTCATTCGTAAAGAATATTATGAATGCCCCGATAACGCCGAATATTGCGGCTCCGGCAATAAATCCTGACGAAATAAGAATGCCTCGCTGGATTCGTGAGTTCGCAAGTTTCTCATTTTTGGTACTCTTGGTGAACCAGTGGTTCAGTAAGCCACCAACAACAAGAGGCGTATTCAACGGCAGCGGAATGAACATTCCGAGTGCAAATGCCAGAGGTGATATTTTCAGCCAGTTCATAATAATTGAAATAATGGCGCCAATGCCGAGCAATACCCAGCTAACACCCGAACCCGACATCAGGGGCTCGATAATAGCTGCCATGGCATTAGCCTGTGGTGCCGTCATAGGCGTAGGATGTGCAGGTGTTTGAACAAATCCGTATGCACTGTTCAGAATAAATATTACGATACCAACGGTAGCGGCAGAAAGCAAGGTTCCAAGGAATTTAAACGACTGCTGCTTAGCCGGTGTACTTCCCAGCCAGTAGCCGACTTTTAAGTCGGTGATGAAGCCGCCGGCCATTGAAAGTGCCGTACATACAATGCCTCCGATAATGAGTGAGCTGACCATGCCCTGCCATCCTTTTAAACCAACGGCTACCAGCACAACCGAAGATAAAATGAGTGTCATCAGCGTCATCCCGGAAACGGGATTGGAACCAACAATGGCAATGGCATTTGCTGCAACCGTTGTAAACAGAAATGAAATGATAAGCACAGTGACCAGTGCGACGATTGCCTGAACCATCGTAATTTTCACGCCAAGTAAGAGGAAAATAAAAATTGCGACCAGTGTGAGACCGATGAACAGCATCACAAACGACATTTTTATGTCTTTTTGTGTGCGTTCCACTTTTGCCTCTGCATGGGCTTTGGGACCGATTCCGAACGCGAGTTTGAATGCACTTCCGATAACTCCCGACGATTTTATAATGCCGATGATTCCTGCCATGGCAATAGCGCCGATACCAATTGGGCGAACATACATCTTAAAAATCATTTCGGCCGTCATGGCATCAAAAGGATTTGTTCCGCCACCGGCTGCTGCCACTATGTTTCCGATTTCATTTACAAGCGGAATAAGCACGAACCATGAAAGGAGTGAACCCGCAGTTATAATAAGCGCATAACGCAAGCCTATGAGATAACCAAAACTAAAAATGAGTGCGCTCACATTGAACTTGAACACCATTTTTACTTTATTGGCAAGGGTTTCGCCAATAGGAATGATTCGGGTGGTTATTTCTTCGCTCCACAGCTTGAAGGCCGAAAAACAAAAATCAAACAGTCCGCCGATAAGTCCGCTGACAATGAGAAGTTTTGCCTGGCTGCCGCCTTTTTCGCCTGTCATCAGAATTTCGGTAGTGGCAGTAGCTTCGGGAAAAGGAAGCTTACCATGCATGTCTTTTACAAAATATTTGCGGAAGGGAATCAGGAATAAAATGCCCAAAAATCCGCCAAGGAGTGATGAAAAGAATATCTGCCAGAAATCGACTTGAATCTCAGGATATTTGCTTTGCAAGATGTACAGTCCGGGAATTGTAAAAACGGCACCTGCCACAATCACGCCGGAAGCTGCCCCGATAGACTGAATAATTACATTTTGCCCAAGCGCATTTTTTTTGCGCGCTGCGGCTGATGCACCCACTGCAATGATGGAAATGGGAATGGCCGCTTCAAAAACCTGTCCGATTTTGAGTCCAGAATACGCCGCTGCTGCCGAAAAAATAACAGCCATCAGCAATCCCATAAAAACAGACCATGCCGTTACTTCAGGGAAAATCTGCCCTGCGGGCATTACCGGTTTGTATTCTTCGCCCGGTTTCAGTTCGCGGTATGCATTCTCCGGAAGGCTGCGCGTTTCCTGTACTTGTTCAGACATACTATCGTCTCCTATAAATTAGTTAATGAATGGTTCTATTGAGGGGTGCAAGATAATAAAAAAGTTGCTATAAAATAAGAGGCCGCCCTTGTGAGGCGGTCTCTTTTCCCTAACCAAAGTATGCGTATGATTTTGCACGTAGTGCCGTGTTAATTGGTAAGCCGGACAAATCAGTTTTTCTGAACAACCCATGCCCGGAAATTCTCACACCATTGCCTTCTTCACAATTTTAAGGCTCAGGTTCCTTAATTCAACGATGATAATGCCATTGGCAAAGTCCATATCATAGGTTTTGTTGAAGCTGCCGGTTCCCGATGTTGCATTATCTTTAAGTATCAACCGGCCGCTGATATCGTACACGCTGATATCAACCTGCCCTGCGGTTTCTTTTGTAAAATGAATGGTAAGCCGGCCTTCAGAGGATGATACAATTACATTATCAATTGCCTTTAGTTCAATATTCGTATTGTCATCAACTGCCGTCGGAATATCGCGCAGAATGGGCTTTTTTGTTTTGAGGTATGATTGAGCCTGAACTGAATGGTAACCACATGTCGTGAAAATGACAATCACTATTGCGGCTATTTTAATTGCTGTTTTTTTCATGATTTGTTCTCCTTTATACTTTAATTGATAATTTGATTTTTCCTTTTCTGTACTTGATTTTAATAGCTGACGGACGGGATTCTGCAAAAGTTACAGGCGTGAAAAAAAATGTTTTCCTGAACCGTGAGGTAAAAGTATATTGTGCCTTATGCGGAATACAAATAAATTCTACGCAAGGCGATAAACACCGTACCATCTGGCTTTCAGAGTCTGAAAACAGAAAAACCGGAGAAAATTCCGGTTGGTATAAATCAGAAGGGCGTTCATTGAAAAATGATGAGCCTATAAACAGGCTTTTGGAAGTGCTTTACGGCACGAAGGACAGCCCGGAGGCATCCATTGGATAAGGTTTATCTCATAAAATGCGTTCCCTTTTTTGAGGGTATCCGATTTTTTGCCTGAAAATTCATTCATCCAGTCGTTTCGCAAACCATATATCTCGGGTAATGCGCCTGCACCGTGTGCGCCCGTATTCAGAGAATAGTTCGGATGCTCTGCTGATGCAATCGAATCGGGTTGTTGTTCGGCAAATGACCAAAAAGGTGCAATTAAAAATAGCGGTAATAAAAAGATTATTTTTTTCATACGGCTTTTAGGATTTGCACAATTATTATTCACTGCAATTATTCAACATTTCCCCAAAGATGCTCCGCATTCAATAAACTACCAATAAAATTCAACCAATAAGATGGTTTATTCAACCAACAAGCGTTTTTTATAAATGACTGCCGAGTGCTGTGTCTGCCTCATCTGATTGGTTATTAGTATTGTTTTGTATAAAATCTTTGGAAAATGAAAACAAAAGATGTTCTTTTGAATAAATTTTCCGGATGATGAAGAAAAAGTTTGTGATTATTGCGCACATTGTTTTCTGGATACTCGCACTCACTGTTGAGTTGCTGCCGCTTGTTACTGTTAATGATATGGTGAAAGTGCGTGAAGCTTTGGTTGAAGAAGTATTCATTACGACCTTCTGTGTCATAATTTTTTATGTTTTCTATTTGATTATCGGTCCCAAAATTCTTTCGCGTAACCGTATTTTACTTTTTCTGGCGGTTTTCATTGCATTTATAATTCTGTACACGGCGCTCATTATGTCATTTTATCCGCGGTTGCTTTTTAGTATCATTCCGGCACCTGAAAAACCTGTTTCAATGGTTCGATGGTATTTTTTTTCATTCTCCTATCATTTTGTATATGCCTTATGGGGAACCATGTTCCGTTTCTCAATAGACTGGTTTGGAAGCAAACAAAAAGAAAAAGAACTGGAAAAGCAAAATGTTTCAAGTGAGCTGGCTCTTTTGCGTTCTCAGATAAATCCACATTTTCTGTTCAACACACTGAATAATATAAACTCATTTGTACATCGCGATCCCGATAAAACATCCTTTGGTATCATCCGCCTGTCGGAGATTATGCGTTACATGCTCTACGAAGCCAATGCAGACAAGGTGCTTCTTGAGAAAGAAATCAACTACATCAACAGCTATATTGAACTTCAGAAGTTACGCGTCAGCACACCTGATTATGTTAGTTTTAATGTTATTGGTGAAGTGACAGGGATAATGGTTCCACCCATGCTGCTTATTCCGTTTATCGAAAATGCATTCAAACACGGGCGGAAAAAAGTGAGCAGTGCCGGTGTGTTTATCAAACTCAATATTGAAAAAAATGCACTTGAATTTGAAATAAAAAATTATCTTGTTAAAGTCAAACCCAGGATTGAAGGCGAGGGCGGATTTGGACTTAAAAACATCAAACGGCGTCTTGACCTTATTTATGGAACCAATTACGAACTCAGGTGTGAAACGAATGAAGAAATGTTCATCGTTCACTTGAATATTTTTGAACTTTAACTTACAACTAGATGAAAAAAAAGACATCCACAGGATTTTATTTACTGATAGTAGGTTTTCTGCTTACTATGCAGTTTACTTTTTTCAGAATGACCGGACTTATAACTACCGAATCTACATCGCCCGTATTGTTCAATACACTGGGTGCGCTTTCGATAATCGGGCTGTTGATGGGCATTTTTGGTCTGGCAATGGTATTATCTGTGAAAAAGAAACCGGAGCAAGAGAACGAACATAAACCTTCAGAATAGGCACTGTGAAAAAAAGCATCGTTATAAGCATACACATCATTTTTTGGTTGCTGAGCATAACGGTAACGTTGCTGCCGCTTATGACTTATGACGATTTTGGCGAAATAAAAATATGGGCCATACGAACGCTTGTCACTAAATTTTTTCTGGCTGTTGTATTCTATATTTTTTATTTCGGAGCGGCTCCACATCTTCTTCTCAAGAGAAAATGGCTGTTGTTTTTTGTAGTGTTCATCGTTTTTGACCTGGTTTATACTTACGGTATTTCATGGCTTATTCCGGCAATCTATAAGGTAATACTACCGCCCGATACTGAGACATCGCCCTTCAATATCTTTTTTTTCACATCGCTGTGGTATCATTTTATTTATGGCGTTTACGGAACACTCTTTTGCTTCACCATTGATTGGTTCAACAGCAAGCAAAAACAAAAAGAACTGGAAAAGCAAAGTATTTCGGGAGAATTGGCCTTGTTGCGTTCTCAGGTAAACCCTCATTTTCTGTTCAATACACTCAATAATATTAATTCATTTGTGTACAGAGATCCCGATAAAACATCGTTTGGTATCATCAAACTGGCGGAAATTATGCGCTATATGCTGTATGAAGCAAATGCAGAAAAAGTGCAGCTTGAAAAGGAGATAGACTATATCAACAGTTTTATTGCACTTCAGGCGTTCAGAGTAAATGATCCGGATTTCGTGAAATTCAATATCAGTGGTGCCACAAACACGGTTATGCTGCCACCCATGTTGCTCACGCCTTTTGTTGAAAACGCATTCAAGCATGGCCGGAAAAGAGATGTCAGCCCGGGCATCGTCATCAATCTTGAAGTAATTGAAGGCTGGCTTTCATTCCATGTTATGAATTTTATGGCACCGCAAAATTCCGGTATTGAACAAAAAGGCGGGTTTGGTTTGAAAAGCATCCGACGCCGTTTGGACTTGATTTACAATAAAAATTACACGCTTAACGTAAATCAAACCGAAAAGGATTATATCATCGATTTAAAAATAAAATTATCTTAAAATCAGCGCGTATGAAAATCAATTGCATTGCCGTAGACGACGAACATCCTGCTCTGATGCAGATAGAAGATTACATCTCAAAGGTTCCCTTCCTGAATTTGCTCAAGTCATTCGATAATGGAATTGAAACGCTTGAGTTTCTTAAATCCAACACGGTTGACCTGATTTTCCTAGATATTCAAATGGAAGACCTTACAGGGATACAACTTTTAAGCATCCTTAAAAATAAACCCCGGGTGATACTGACCACCGCATACGATTCTTATGCCTTACAGGCGTTCGACCTTGACGTAACCGATTATCTGCTGAAACCCATATCATTCGAGCGTTTCCTGCAGTCTGTCGAAAAAGTGTTCGATAGCATTTCTCCTAAAAAGAGTACAGATATCACTGCCGGAGTTACTCCGACGGGCGATGAAAAAGGCTACCTTTTTGTAAAGACCGATTACCGCATGAAGCGGGTGGATTTTAAAGATATTTTGTACATCGAAGGACTCAAAGAGTATCTTGTAATTCGCACTCTTACCGGAAAAGTAATCACGCTGCAAAGCTTCAAAAAAATGGAGGATGCTCTGCCTTCAGCAAATTTTATCCGCGTTCATAAATCATACATGGTAGCCATCGATAAAATTGAAAGCATTGAACGCAATCGCATCAAAATTGCCGATCAAATCATTCCTGTAGGCGATACGTATAAAAAACAATTCTTTGACATGCTTGATAAAAGCGGCATATAAAGAATAATTGAAACGCTTTTCACAGTCTGTCTTCCAATTTTCACAAAATACATACACCCTTTTTTTATTAAAGACGGGCAGCACGCTTGGTTCGACAGACAACTAAAATGTGTCGACGAATTAGTCTAATTAGTTGAAATACAAAATATTATATCGAAGGTAGAAGCAAAGACTGTATATTTGCAAAAAAAATAAAATACAGGCCTGATGCTAATAAAGACTTTCGGCAGCGCCATACACGGCATTAATGCCATCCCGATAACGGTTGAAGTAAATATTGACCAGGGGGTGAACTTCAGCATGGTCGGATTGCCCGATAATGCTGTAAAGGAAAGCCATCAGCGCATGGAAGCTGCTTTCAGAAACAATGGTTTTAAAATGCCGGGAAAGAAAATTGTTGTGAATCTGGCTCCTGCCGATATACGCAAAGAAGGTTCTTCGTATGATCTTACGATTGCCATTGGCATTTTGGCGGCTTCTGAGCAGATACGTCACGAAAACGTGCACGAGTATATCATTATGGGCGAACTCTCGTTAGACGGCAGTTTACAGCCCGTTAAAGGCTCTCTGCCTATTGCCATTGAGGCACGGCAGAATGGTTTTAAAGGGATTATCCTGCCCAAGGAAAATGCGCGTGAGGCAGCCATCGTAAGCAATCTGGAAGTCTATGGTGTGTCAAATCTGTGTGAGGTCACCGGT
Coding sequences within:
- a CDS encoding oligopeptide transporter, OPT family, giving the protein MSEQVQETRSLPENAYRELKPGEEYKPVMPAGQIFPEVTAWSVFMGLLMAVIFSAAAAYSGLKIGQVFEAAIPISIIAVGASAAARKKNALGQNVIIQSIGAASGVIVAGAVFTIPGLYILQSKYPEIQVDFWQIFFSSLLGGFLGILFLIPFRKYFVKDMHGKLPFPEATATTEILMTGEKGGSQAKLLIVSGLIGGLFDFCFSAFKLWSEEITTRIIPIGETLANKVKMVFKFNVSALIFSFGYLIGLRYALIITAGSLLSWFVLIPLVNEIGNIVAAAGGGTNPFDAMTAEMIFKMYVRPIGIGAIAMAGIIGIIKSSGVIGSAFKLAFGIGPKAHAEAKVERTQKDIKMSFVMLFIGLTLVAIFIFLLLGVKITMVQAIVALVTVLIISFLFTTVAANAIAIVGSNPVSGMTLMTLILSSVVLVAVGLKGWQGMVSSLIIGGIVCTALSMAGGFITDLKVGYWLGSTPAKQQSFKFLGTLLSAATVGIVIFILNSAYGFVQTPAHPTPMTAPQANAMAAIIEPLMSGSGVSWVLLGIGAIISIIMNWLKISPLAFALGMFIPLPLNTPLVVGGLLNHWFTKSTKNEKLANSRIQRGILISSGFIAGAAIFGVIGAFIIFFTNDGNAMNLRVWADENAVGAQITALVAFIALIAYFVWESFRAKEND
- a CDS encoding histidine kinase, with amino-acid sequence MKKSIVISIHIIFWLLSITVTLLPLMTYDDFGEIKIWAIRTLVTKFFLAVVFYIFYFGAAPHLLLKRKWLLFFVVFIVFDLVYTYGISWLIPAIYKVILPPDTETSPFNIFFFTSLWYHFIYGVYGTLFCFTIDWFNSKQKQKELEKQSISGELALLRSQVNPHFLFNTLNNINSFVYRDPDKTSFGIIKLAEIMRYMLYEANAEKVQLEKEIDYINSFIALQAFRVNDPDFVKFNISGATNTVMLPPMLLTPFVENAFKHGRKRDVSPGIVINLEVIEGWLSFHVMNFMAPQNSGIEQKGGFGLKSIRRRLDLIYNKNYTLNVNQTEKDYIIDLKIKLS
- a CDS encoding T9SS type A sorting domain-containing protein; translated protein: MKKTAIKIAAIVIVIFTTCGYHSVQAQSYLKTKKPILRDIPTAVDDNTNIELKAIDNVIVSSSEGRLTIHFTKETAGQVDISVYDISGRLILKDNATSGTGSFNKTYDMDFANGIIIVELRNLSLKIVKKAMV
- the pepT gene encoding peptidase T produces the protein MKEKVLERFLSYIKIDTQSDENSETCPSTAKQFDLGNLLTEELKQLGLTDASIDENGYVMATLPANTDKKIPVIGFIAHMDTSPDMPGVGVNPQFIKNYTGDDVVINKEKGLILSVAEFPELKGYIGQTLITTDGNTLLGADDKAGIAEIMAAVEYLVEHPEVKHGTIKIGFTPDEEIGRGVDKFDVEKFGAEYAYTLDGGGVGELEYENFNAAHAKVIIQGRNIHPGYAKNKMVNAMILSMEFNGLLPVNERPEFTQDYEGFYHIIKMEGSVENASLQYIIRDHDKPKFEKKKIFITKLVDYMNQRYGEKVFTLELRDQYYNMREKVEPVYHIVAIAQQAMEECGVKPLVVPIRGGTDGARLSYMGLPCPNIFAGGHNFHGKFEYVPVESLEKAVRVILKMVDLYAAK
- the trxA gene encoding thioredoxin encodes the protein MAIEINDTNFEELVLKSDKPVLLDFWAEWCGPCRMIGPFVEELAKEYDGKAIVGKVNVDNAPGVSARFGIRNIPTVLFFKNGEIADKQVGAVPKNKLEEKLTALL
- a CDS encoding LytTR family DNA-binding domain-containing protein encodes the protein MKINCIAVDDEHPALMQIEDYISKVPFLNLLKSFDNGIETLEFLKSNTVDLIFLDIQMEDLTGIQLLSILKNKPRVILTTAYDSYALQAFDLDVTDYLLKPISFERFLQSVEKVFDSISPKKSTDITAGVTPTGDEKGYLFVKTDYRMKRVDFKDILYIEGLKEYLVIRTLTGKVITLQSFKKMEDALPSANFIRVHKSYMVAIDKIESIERNRIKIADQIIPVGDTYKKQFFDMLDKSGI
- a CDS encoding histidine kinase, translating into MMKKKFVIIAHIVFWILALTVELLPLVTVNDMVKVREALVEEVFITTFCVIIFYVFYLIIGPKILSRNRILLFLAVFIAFIILYTALIMSFYPRLLFSIIPAPEKPVSMVRWYFFSFSYHFVYALWGTMFRFSIDWFGSKQKEKELEKQNVSSELALLRSQINPHFLFNTLNNINSFVHRDPDKTSFGIIRLSEIMRYMLYEANADKVLLEKEINYINSYIELQKLRVSTPDYVSFNVIGEVTGIMVPPMLLIPFIENAFKHGRKKVSSAGVFIKLNIEKNALEFEIKNYLVKVKPRIEGEGGFGLKNIKRRLDLIYGTNYELRCETNEEMFIVHLNIFEL
- a CDS encoding DUF58 domain-containing protein; translation: MSAIDQKEIQQFGKLEFLARQVVEGFITGLHKSPFHGFSVEFSEHRLYNPGESIKNIDWKLYGRTDKLFVKRFEEETNLRCQLIIDNSSSMYYPVKDSVSIENPNKISFSIYCCAALIYLFRLQRDATGLSMFSDDVEVQTSAHSGPVHQKRIYYELERMLQAWDQKSHKGTAAAEALHKIAENIHKRSLVVIFSDMMESSGNTEPLFSALQHLKHNKHEVILFHVVDKSKELDFNFDNRPYKFIDMESGSELKIQPSEVKKQYIEAIAKYKAELKMRCMQYHIDFVEADINDGFHHVLLSYLVKRGKMF